The window CCCTTCAAGGAAAAGACTGCTGCGGTACGTCATCTTGCCGGTGACCAGACGGAGACATGGGCCTATCACATCGATCACTGGTTCCCGGAAAGGTTCCGCGTCACCTATAGTCACATGGGCTTCGGCGATCCGGAAATACGCACCCAGACGTGGCAGAAACCGCCGCATCTGGCCAATGTCACTGCAGTTGGGACAAAGGTTGCCGATATCCCGACAGAGCAGTTGTTGCAGGCCGCGGAGGAACTGCTCTGGCTGAGCACCGTGGCTCCTTCCGAGATTCCCACATACGAAGTTTGGAAACGGCAGTTGCGCGTGTTTCTGGCATATCAGCCTGTACATCCTGCGACTGAGGCAGCGCCTCCTGCTGCCGAAGTGGCATTCCCGGTGCAGTCTGACCTGCCTCTGGAAGCCATTCACGACTTCAACCAGCGGGAACGTGATCACTGGATGGCCGCCAAGGCCTCCGCGATCCGTGCAGGCAGCAGGGTGCTGGATGTCGGTGCCGGAACCTGTCCGTATCGGCCGCTGTTCAACCATTGCGAATATGTTGCCCACGACTTCAAGGGCTATCACGGTGAAAAGCTCGGGGGCGGCACGTCATACGGCAACATTGATCTTGTGGGCGATATAACCCAGATCCCTGCGCCCGATGCCTCGTTTGATGTGGTGCTCTGCACGGAAGTGCTGGAACACGTGCCGGATCCGGTAGCCGCACTCAGGGAAATGGTTCGCCTGCTCAGGCCCGGCGGTAGGTTGTTGCTTACCGCACCTCTGGGTTCGGGGCTGCATCAGGAGCCTTTCCACTATTACGGCGGTTTTACGCGGCACTTTTATGAAAAGTTCCTGCCTTCGTTCGGGGTCCGCATTAACGAGCTCCGTTCCAACGGGGGCTTTTTCCGGCATCTGGCGCAGGAATGCGCGCGAGTTTCGTGGATATTCGATAAGAAACCGGAACTGCTTGATGGTGCCGGAGACGAGTTGAGGACCCTGTTCCGCGAAAAGCTGCCCCGATACCTCTACGCCATGGACGACCGATATATGCTGGAGGACTTCACGGTGGGCTACTTTGTTGAAGGGGTCAAATCGTGAGGACTCAGGCGATTATTTTCAGCAAGGACAGGGCGCTGCAGCTTCGGGCCACTCTGGACTCTCTGCTTATGCGCTGTGTCGAGCCGGATTCGTTGCTTATCCGGGTTTTGTACAAGGCATCGGATGCCCGTCATGAAAAGCAGTATGCTCTGCTGCGGAGGCTGTTCCCCCGTGTGGATTTTGTGGCGGAAGTCGATTTCCGTCTGCAGCTCCTGCGGTTGATTGCCGAGACGCCCTTCGTTCTCTTTCTGGTGGACGACAATATCTTCTATCGGGATTTTTCCCTGCAAGAGGTGTTGGGCTTTCTGGAAGCCCAGCCCGAGGCGCTAGGTTTTTCCCTTCGTCTTGGCCGGAATACCACGTACTGCCACACACAGGATGCTCCCCAGACAATGCCTCTTCATGAGGCATTGGACAAAAAGGTTCTGCGGTGCCGGTGGAAGGGGGCTGACTTTGATTTCGGCTACCCGCTGGAAGTTTCCAGTTCCGTATACCGGTCCGGGCACATCCTTGCGCTCCTTCACGATATGCCGTTCTCGAATCCCAACCTGCTGGAAGCTGGCCTTTCCAGGCGAACTAGCTTGGTGGAACAGTTCGGGTGGCTGCTGTTCTTCGAGCAGTCGGTCACTTTCTGCAATCCGCTCAACCGGGTGCAGAGCATTTACGAGAACAGGGTTGCGGCGGATTCCGTGGATGCGAATGCGCTGGCGGAGATGTTTGAACAGGGGCAGGTTGTTGATGTGGCCCTGTATGGGGACGCGCAACCCAATGCCGCACATTTCGAAATGCCGTTGCGCCTCCGGAAGGTGACACCGATTCAGGACGCGGGGGATGGATCGGCATTGCCGTTCATTTCTGTGATCATCCCCGTGTATAACGGCGCCACATTTCTTCCGGAAGCCGTGAAGAGCATCGCCGCGCAGCAGTATGAGCCGGTAGAAATCATCATCGTCAACGACGGCAGTCAGGACGATTCCTCTGCTGTGGGCAGGCAGCTTGCCGAACAGTATCCGGCCCTCCGCATTCAGGTGGTGGACAAGGAAAACGGCGGACTCGCCTCTGCCAGAAATGCCGGTATTCAGCGAGCCTCGGGACAGTGGATTCTGCCCCTGGATTGCGACGACTGTTTTGCGGAAGGGTTTCTTCACAGAGCCGTGCAGGCGATTACGACCCGTCCCGAGATCAATCTGGTCTTTGCGAACATGCAGGAGTTCGGTGTTCTTGACGGGCAGTGGATTCCCCGGGACTACTCGCTCTCCGAGCTGATGCAGCGCAATACGTTTCCCTATGCCTCATTGTACCGCCGCGAACTGTGGGAGCAGGCCGGAGGCTATGAACCGAGCATGCCATGGGGAGCGGAAGATTGGCTCTTCTGGCTTTCCTGCTCCGCATTCGGCATCAGGCCGTACAGAGTGGAGGAGCCCATGTTCCTGTATCGTACGCATCCGGAAGGCTCCATGTATACGAACATGATGAAGCGTTGGGATGTGGTGAAGGCCTGCCTCAGGACGTTGCAACCGGCCTTGTTTACAGTGCCCGTGCTGCTGGCGGATCATTCCGTGGTGGCGGGCATGGATAAGGAAACGAAGGAGCGCATTGCGGGCATTTACACAAAGTACCCGGAAGCGCCCATGCCCCACTTCTGGCAGGGGCTGGTGCACGAAGGAGCCGGTCGGCTGGCCGAGGCTGTGGGGGAATATTTACAGGCTGCGGCGCTTGCTCCGTATCCTCAATGGCAGCCTCATTTCCGTCTTTGCCTGCTCAACCTCAGGCTGGGCAGGAAGAGCGTGGCGCTTGCCAATGCCACGGAAGTTCTTGCCCGCAGGCCGGAACTGGCACAACTCCTGAGGGGCTTGCCCGATCTGGATCAGCGTCGGCTGGTTCCGCTCAACGTGCTGTAGACCGTAGCGGGGCTCTCCTGCGTTGAAGAGAGGAAGGACGGTAACCCGTTGGGACTGTTTTCCTCGTATTGCCATTTGCCTTGTGCATGCACGCGGGCTACAATTCTTTGCATTGTCAGTTGCGGCGCCCCCCTGTTTTCCACCACGGAAGTTACATAGTGCCTAATCTCGAATCATGGTGAGCGGAATGAGCGACATGGATGATATCAAGGCGGAGGCCATGGCCCGCGAGGCGGCCCGGCTGTTGGCGCAAAAAGATCTGCGCATGGCGGAGACTCTTGTCGCAAAGGCTCTTACCTTTGCTCCGCAGCACCCCGAAGCTCTGAAGATGCAGCAAGCGGTACTTTCGCTGCGTTCTCCGGGGTATTCCGTCATCATTCCCACCTGCAACAGGCTGGATATTCTCAAGCAGTGTCTGCGGTGCCTTGAAGAGCAGACCATGCCGCATGCGGACTTCGAAGTGGTGGTGGTGGATGATGCTTCCACCGACGGCACTGCAGAATTTCTGGCGGAATATCGTCCTCCCTTTGCCTTTCGTTCCATCATCCAGCCCCGACGAGGGGGGCCTGCGAAGGCGCGCAATGCCGGAATCCGGGTCGCCCGTGGTGAGTTTGTTCATTTTCTCAACGACGATGCCATGATCGAGCCTCATGTGCTGCAGCTGCACAGCATGTTGCACAGCGCTCTGCCGGACAAGTCTGTCTCTATTCTCGGTGGATTCAGCTTCGGCCCTCCCTTTACGGAAACGCTGTGGGGATACGCGCTGGAGCATGGCGATCTGCTGTTCCGGTATCCCACCTTTGCGCATAACGGGCTGCACGGGCACCGCTCGTATTATTCCTGCAACATCAGCACGCCCCGCCGTTCTCTCATTCAGGTAGGGTTGTTCGATGAAGAGATTGCCGGAAATCTGTGGGGAGCGGAGGACATGGAACTCGGCAAGCGTCTGGAAGCCTCGTCCGTTCCCGTGCTGTATCGTGAAGACAGCCGTTCCACGCATGTGCATGACGTGGGGGTTGAGGGGCTTGCCCGCACGGCCTATGTCCGTGGCGGCGGAGCGGTCTGGATGTTTGCAAAGCACGGTGAACGTCCGCACTATGCCCGGCTTGGGGCGCACGATATAGCCTTTTGGCGCAATTTGCCGCCGCGTCTGGTACGGCGTATGGGACAACTGCACGAGGTTCTGGCCAGAACGGAGCATGTTCGTCCGGTTCCGGATGATAATCCGGCACCCTATCTGCGGCGTGAGAATTATGCGGCCATGCTCGCGGTGTGCCGGTCTCTCTGGCACATGCGAACCCGGGAGTTGCTGCTGCTTATTGACGAGGTGGAGAAGCTGGCTCTGCAGGTTCTGGAGGATGTGGCTCAGGGCAAAAGCATGCAGTTTTGTGCTGCCCGGTTGTATCCGGCCATGCTGTTCATCCGTTTTTACCATGACACGATTGGCGTATGTGCCTCTGATGCCATTCGGCATTACTGTCCGGAAGCACCGCCGATCGAGGCGGAGAATGCGACTGCCGAGCCTGTTCCTTTCGAAGGCGAGTCAGGCGATGGCGCAACAGATGCGGGGGCTTTTGCCGGACAGAAGGTACTGCTGGCCTGCAATTTCTTCTGGCCTTCGGTGGGGGGCACTGAGCTTTTGATTGAAGAGCTCGGGCTGCAGTTGCAACAACTCGGCTACCATGTGGAAGTGGCGTGCAGATGGTTGGAAAACCGCAGTGCATCCACCCGGCTGGGCATGCCGATTCACTCCTT is drawn from Desulfovibrio mangrovi and contains these coding sequences:
- a CDS encoding glycosyltransferase family A protein; its protein translation is MRTQAIIFSKDRALQLRATLDSLLMRCVEPDSLLIRVLYKASDARHEKQYALLRRLFPRVDFVAEVDFRLQLLRLIAETPFVLFLVDDNIFYRDFSLQEVLGFLEAQPEALGFSLRLGRNTTYCHTQDAPQTMPLHEALDKKVLRCRWKGADFDFGYPLEVSSSVYRSGHILALLHDMPFSNPNLLEAGLSRRTSLVEQFGWLLFFEQSVTFCNPLNRVQSIYENRVAADSVDANALAEMFEQGQVVDVALYGDAQPNAAHFEMPLRLRKVTPIQDAGDGSALPFISVIIPVYNGATFLPEAVKSIAAQQYEPVEIIIVNDGSQDDSSAVGRQLAEQYPALRIQVVDKENGGLASARNAGIQRASGQWILPLDCDDCFAEGFLHRAVQAITTRPEINLVFANMQEFGVLDGQWIPRDYSLSELMQRNTFPYASLYRRELWEQAGGYEPSMPWGAEDWLFWLSCSAFGIRPYRVEEPMFLYRTHPEGSMYTNMMKRWDVVKACLRTLQPALFTVPVLLADHSVVAGMDKETKERIAGIYTKYPEAPMPHFWQGLVHEGAGRLAEAVGEYLQAAALAPYPQWQPHFRLCLLNLRLGRKSVALANATEVLARRPELAQLLRGLPDLDQRRLVPLNVL
- a CDS encoding glycosyltransferase, with protein sequence MSDMDDIKAEAMAREAARLLAQKDLRMAETLVAKALTFAPQHPEALKMQQAVLSLRSPGYSVIIPTCNRLDILKQCLRCLEEQTMPHADFEVVVVDDASTDGTAEFLAEYRPPFAFRSIIQPRRGGPAKARNAGIRVARGEFVHFLNDDAMIEPHVLQLHSMLHSALPDKSVSILGGFSFGPPFTETLWGYALEHGDLLFRYPTFAHNGLHGHRSYYSCNISTPRRSLIQVGLFDEEIAGNLWGAEDMELGKRLEASSVPVLYREDSRSTHVHDVGVEGLARTAYVRGGGAVWMFAKHGERPHYARLGAHDIAFWRNLPPRLVRRMGQLHEVLARTEHVRPVPDDNPAPYLRRENYAAMLAVCRSLWHMRTRELLLLIDEVEKLALQVLEDVAQGKSMQFCAARLYPAMLFIRFYHDTIGVCASDAIRHYCPEAPPIEAENATAEPVPFEGESGDGATDAGAFAGQKVLLACNFFWPSVGGTELLIEELGLQLQQLGYHVEVACRWLENRSASTRLGMPIHSFRCHGKFTDSHMGPDTEKYRTLVCKGGYDAIIVLAHPDNWTCHLLRDLPSPHPRIIMMPSINSDNIEHWKGMGVMDTIAGTLRAAGMCVAVSEQGYDRRLFAELGVPHVFIPHAVNPDPDTRDMRTLLEVPSGSPLLACVGNFWPVKNQLELVKRFAAEPLDVARNWRLVLAGAALPWERESRYFEECWAIADSDPRIRILGPLPPRQATALIRDADMLLVPSLGESAGPLVVLEAMALSVPWIATPQCNAVYDEGGGIITELDSFPQAVQRLLEQPDLARELGRNGREHWERCFRWDSVAPVFDALLKGVPVAGSAMPEVLRVQQAELVRRLLPESGRG